DNA sequence from the Amycolatopsis sp. Hca4 genome:
CGTGGCCAGCCGTCGCTGACGCAGGACATCACCGTTGTCGAGGATGGAGTACATCCGGCCGTCCGGGCCGGCGAGCGTCTTGCCGCTCCACGTGTTGCCGATCGTCGCCCGTCCGGTCCAGGAGGCGGCGCCGGTCTCGGGTTCGTTGTGGCGGTCGAGGTCCAGGTGGGTGTCGGGGAGGGTGTAGAACACTCCCGCGCTGGCCCGGCAGGTGATCGTGTCGGCCGCGGCCGCCACGTTCGCGCCGGTCACACTCACGACCGCGCAGAGCGCGACGGTGAAAGCGCAGCCCAGCACGGCGGGTCTGCGAGCGGACGTTCTGGGCATGGATTTCCCCTCGTCGAAGAACGTGAAAGCGGTGGTGGGCAGCACGAACCGAGGTCCGCCGCGTCGAAAGGCGGGCCTCCGGTTGCCAGCTGGAATCCGAGCGGTCACGAAGACCGGGCTGCATTCCTCAGCGAGCGCTGCACCCTCCATGCCGCGCCAAGACGAGCTCACCCTCCCGCGAGCCGTTCGATCTTCACATCGACCCACTGACCAGGTCGTTACTTTTTCTTTTACAATTGGGCCATTCGGCCTACTTCTCACGATGGGTGGCTCTTGATCCGGCAGCCCGCCCGGACCGGTTCAGCCCACTCCCAGCTCCCCGCTCCGCCGGGAACGCACGGTTCGTCACCACCGTCCGCAACCTCACCCCAACGAGTTAATACCGAGATCGGCCGATTACATTGGCCGGGTTCAGCCGCAGGGTTCGTGAGGGGGTCGCGTGATGATGACGCACGACGAGTACCTGGCGACTCGGCGATTCCCCGCCCTCGACGGCGTCCGAGCCATCGCCGCCGTGCTCGTGATCGTCTACCACTTCGGCGGCCCCGACTGGGTGCGGGCCAACGGCTGGATCGGGGTGCACCTGTTCTTCGTGCTCTCCGGCTACCTCATCACCACGCTCGCGCTGCGCGAGGAAGCCCGTAACGGCCGCGTCTCGCTGGCGGAGTTCTACATCCGCCGTGCGTTCCGCATCATTCCCGTCTTCTACGTCGTGATGGGCGTGGTCGTCGTCTTCGCCTACTTCCGCGGCATGGGCCTGCGGCAGAGCGGCATCGTCGACAGCTTGCCGTGGAACGTCGTCTTCCTCGGCGAGTACCACCCCATGCCGCTCGTCGGCCAGGCTTGGACCCTCGGCGTCGAACAGAAATTCTACCTCGTGTGGCCGCTGCTCGCGTTCGGTTTCGGCGCGCTCGGTTTCGTCTAGCGCTTGAGCCTCTCGATCGCTCTCGTCCTCACGATGCTGGCCCTGATCCCGTTCGTGCAGTACGCGGGCGCCTACTCGCCGATCCTCATCGGCTGCACGCTGGCGATCGTGCTGCACCACCGCAAGGGGTTCGCCGCGCTCCGGGTGTTCACCCACCCGGTCGCCGGCCTGGTGGTCGCCGCCGCGCTCGTCGCGGTACAGACCATGTTCACCGAGATCGCCGCCTTCCTGCACGACGACGGCGGCTCGATCACCGGCACCGGATACATCCTGCTCGTCGCCCTGCTGCTGCCTTCCCTGGTTTCCGGCACCGGCCCGCTGGCTTGGCTGCTCTCGCGGCGGCCGATGCGGTTCGTCGGGGAACGGTCGTACTCGCTCTACCTCATGCAGAACATCGCCTCGGTGGTGGTCGCGGGGGCCATCCCGCAGTTCACGCAGGACCGCACACTCACCGCGGTCGCCGTGACGGTCGCCGGGTTGCTGGCCGCCGACCTGCTCTACCGCTGGGTCGAGGTTCCCATGATCGACGTCGGGCGCCGGATCATCGAGCGTCGCCGGGCGAAGAAAGCCGCCGCTGCGGACGAGCCTGCCCTCGCCGCGGCCTGACGCCACCCTGTTCGGTCAGGGCGGCACGCAACTCGTCACGCACGAAGTCCAGGGCGCTCCGCAAGCCATCCGGTCGGCACCGCGTCCGCTCGCGCTTAGCGCGAACAGAGCTCCGCCGCTGTCCGAGCCGGATCGCCGGCTCGCCGGGAATTGCCATTTCCGTCACCTCGGAGCCCAGCCTCGTCGAGCCGGTCGCCCCCCGCCGGCCCGGTCGCTTCGGCCGTCGCTCGTCCGAGAGCAGGTGATCGCGTGCCTTGGCCAGGTGTCGTTCCGCGGCCGGAGAAGGGAACGCCGGGAACAGTTCGGCGTGCGTGCAGAAGTGCTCCCAGCGCCGCATCGCGAAGGTGCGTTCGAGACCGGCTACCAGGCCCGCCGCCACGTCCGGCAGTTCCCGGAGCCGCACGACCTTCTCCGATGCCTCCAGTTTGCCGTCGTGCACGATCCCATCCAAGGGCGACCACGGTAGCGCCTCGCGAGCCAGCGCAGACGCCTCCGCGCCGGCCGCGGCCAGCAATTCCGCCAAGCGCTCGACGGTCGTCATGGTGCCCCCAACGGAAAAGCCGGGTGCCACCCGGCACCCGGCTTTCTCGCAAACCCGTCGTCAGCGTTCGCTCGACGGCGACACCAATTCGCTCGGCCCGCCGCTCGACTCCCCGGCCACCGCGGCCAGTTCCTCGCCGACGGACTCCCCGTCCTTCGGCCGCGCGTCCTTGGTCAGCAGTGACGCCACCGCGCCGATCAGGCAGACCACGATCGCGAAGCCGAACGCCACCGCCAACCCCGACTGGAACGGGCCCGAGATCAGGTTCGGGAAGAAGCTCCGGCCCGTCAGGAACGACGCCTGGTCCGGCGGCAGCGACGACAGCTGGCCACCGAGGAGCTGCTGGATCGGGTTGTAGCCCAGGAACGCCGCGAACAGCACCGCCACCGCCGGGAGGTTGGCGATCTGCGCCGCCGAAGAGGCCGGGACGCCGTGCTCGATCAGGCCCTGGCTCATCGTCGAGGGCAGGCTCGACGACAGGCCTGCGATGATCAAGCTGAAGAAGAAGCCGATCGACAGGACCATCGCCGCGTTCTGGAACGTCGTCATCATGCCCGCGCCCGAACCCCGGGCGTCGGCCGGGAGGCTGTTCATCACCTCGGCGCGGTTCGGGGAGGCGAACATGCCCATGCCGATGCCGTTGACCAGCAGGATCGCCGCGAACGCCCAGTAGTTGAAGTTCACCGGGAGCAGGATCAGCAGCAGGAACGTCACCGCCGTGATCAGCAGGCCGCCCGAGGCGAGGAACCGGCTGCCGATGCGGTCGGACAGGACGCCCGAAGCCGGCGCCGACAGCAGGAAGCCGATCGTCATCGGGAGCATGTAGATGCCCGCCCACAACGGCGTCTGCTCGAACGTGTAGCCGTGCTGCGGGAGCCAGATGCCCTGCAGCCAGATGATCAGGATGAACTGCAGCCCGCCGCGGCCGAGGGAGGCCGTCAGGTTGGCGACGTTGCCCCAGGTGAACGAGCGGATCCGGAACAGCGACAGCCGGAACAGCGGGTTGTCCACCTTCGATTCGATGACGACGAACGCCACCAGCACCGCGAGGCCGCCGATCAGGCAGCTGAGCACGAACGGGCTGCCCCAGCCGGTCGGGGACGAGCCGTACGGCTGGATGCCGTAGGTGATGCCGATCAGCACCGCGATCAGGCCGACGGCGAAGGTGATGTTGCCCCACCAGTCCATCCGCGCGTGCTTGCGGACGCCGGTGTCGTGCAGCTTGAGGTACGCCCAGACCGTGCCGATCACGCCGAACGGGACCGAGACGAGGAAGATCAGGTTCCAGTCGACCGGCGCGAGCACGCCGCCGACGACCAGGCCGAGGAACGAGCCGGCGATGGCCGCGACGCCGTTCATGCCGAGCGCCAGGCCGCGCTGGTTGGCCGGGAAGGCGTCGGTGAGGATGGCCGAGGAGTTCGCCATCAGGAAGGCACCGCCCACGCCCTGCACGATCCGCCAGCCGATCAGCCACAACGCGGCCGCGTCACCGTCGAACCAGGTGACGGCCAGCATGATGGAGGAAACGGTGAAGACGGCGAAGCCGAGGTTGTACATCCTCGCGCGGCCGTACATGTCGCCGAGCCTGCCGAAGCTCACCACAAGCACGGCGGTGACCACGAGGAAGCCCATGATCATCCACAGCAGGTAGCTCGTGTTGGCCGGTTCCAGGGGGTTGATGCCGATGCCCTTGAAGATGTCGGGCAGCGCGATCAGCACGATCGACGAGTTGATCGTGGCGATCAGCATGCCCAGCGTCGTGTTGGACAGCGCGATCCACTTGTACCGCGGCCCCAGTTCCGCGATCGAATACGTCCGGCGTTCCGCCACTGTGCAACCTCTCTGCTCGCAAGTCCCTTAGCTAGGCTAAGCAAGTTGCTTGCGTATGGCAACCAACAGGGCGAAATGCATGGGAGAGCATGATCACAGTCGCTTGACTGTCCTTTGAGGACCCTTTACTGAGCGGGTTGTGCACAAGGTGCAGCCGGAGGGCCTGGCTGTGGACAACTCCGGTGCGTGGGCCGGGAACTGTCGGTGCTTGCCGGTAGCGTTGAAATCGGGGGTCCCCCTCACGGCCGGGGGCTGTTCGGCAACGCTCGGGGCCGGTCGATCACGCCTGTTTCGTCGTCGACGCCGGCGAGAAGCCGGCCAGCGGGGACTGCTTCGGCGCAGGGCCCGGCTCGCGGCTGGTGCACACCGCGGAGCCGGGCTTCCGGCCCGTCAGTCGCACCAGCCCCAGCCACTGGCGGCGCCGGCGGTCGTGCCGCCGTCCCCGGCCCTGTCTCCGACCCAGCCCGCGTACTTGATGCACTGAGGCGCATACTCCCGCACGACGGCGTAGTACTTGAAGTTCCCGCGGTCGTAAAGGTTCTGGCTCGAGTCCTCGGAGTCCCGGTACAGCCCGGCGAAGGTGTCGGTGGCGACCCCGATGAAGGACCACTTGATGGTGACGACGCAGTTGTAGCCCCCGGACTTGTAGAGCAGGTAGACCCCACCCCACTCGCGTCTGTCGTCGGTCTTGGCCGGCAGCGAGGAGATGACCCGGTAACCGGCGCCGCAGACTCCGGTCGGGGTGTACGGGTTCGTGGCCGCTCCGGCGGGCGGCGCGGCCGTCAGGACGGCGGCAACACCCAGCAGGGCGACCAGGGCCCGGCGCAGAAACTTCATCGGAACTCCTCGTTTCGTCAGTTGCAGGACTCCACGCCCCACCACGCCCGCGGGTTGAGCTGCGTCACCCGACCGGCCTAAGCCCCGACGAGGCGCCCCAGTACGGCCACGCCCTCCTCGATCTCCGTCGCCGTCCGCGCCGCGTACCCCAGCACCAACCCGGGCCGTCCCGGGAGCTGCCGGTGCCACGACAGCGGCTGGACCTTCACCCCCTCCCCCAACGCGGCCGAAGCCACCTCCACGTCGTCCACGTCGAAGTCGAACGTCACCGTCAGGTGCAACCCGGCGGCCGCCCCGTGCACCACCGCCGAAGGCAGCGAGGCCGACAACGCCCGGATCATCGCGTCGCGACGACGCCGGTGGCGGGAACGGACCACCCGCAGCTGCCGCTCCAGCTCGCCCGTCTCCATCAGCCTCGCCAGGACCAGCTGCGCCAGCACCGCGTTCCCCAGGTCCGCGAACCGCTTCGCCGCCACGAGATCACCGAAGAACCTCGGCGGCGCCAGCAGCCAGCCCACCCGCAACGCCGGGGCCAGCAGCTTCGACACGCTGCCCGTGTAGCACACCTCCGGCAGCATCGACCGCAGCGCAAGCACCGGCGCCCGGTCGTAGCGGTGCTCGGCGTCGTAATCGTCCTCGAGCACGATGCCGCCGGACGACGCCCAGCGCAGCAGCTCCCGGCGCCGCGAGCCGCCCAGGACCACCCCCGTCGGGAACTGGTGGGCCGGGGTCAGCAGCACCGCCGGGGCCGCCAAGGCCGCGACCTGCACGCCGTCGTCGTCGACCGGGACCGGCGGGGTGGCCAAGCCGCAGTGCTGCAGGTGCTGGCGCGCCCCGAGCGACCCCGGGTCCTCGACCGCCACCGCGGGCACGCCGTGCTGCCGCAGCACCTGCCCCAGCAACGACAGCGCCTGCGCCACCCCGGCCACCACGATGATCTCGCCCGGGTCGACCCGGATCCCGCGGTTGCGGGCCAGCCAGCGCGACACCGCCAACCGCATCGACGGCGCTCCGCGCGGGTCGCCGTAGCCGAAGTGGGACGGCTCCAGCTCGTCCAGCACCGCCCGCTCCGCGCGCAGCCACGCCGCCCGCGGGAACGCCGTCAGGTCCGGGACGCCGGGTGTGAGGTCGATCCGGGCCGGCGCCGCGCGGACCGCGTCGAACACCTCCGCCCCGGGCAGGGGCGTGATCACCTTCGCCGGCGAAACGACGGCCGACGGGGACGGTGGCAGCACCGGCGCGGCGACGATGACCGTGCCCGCCCGGCCGCGGCCCGCGGCGTGGCCGTCGTCGATCAGCCGCTGGTAGGCCTCGGTCACCACGCCCCGGGACACCCGCAGTTCGGCCGCCAGCACCCGCGACGCCGGCAGCCGCCCGCCGACCGGGAGGCGGCCGTCCGCGACCGCCGCGCGCAGCTGCCCGGCGAGCCAGTCCGCGAGCCCGCCCGGCGGTGCCGACCGGATGTCCAGCTGGAGGAAGTCCGAGCCTATGGACTCCTCGGCGGACGACGTTTTGGCTCTGTCCATCGGGCCATTGTCGCAACACGCTGGGCTCATGGACACCGCTTACGTGCACGGATACACCCAGCCCGAAGCCCGCCGCCTCGGCGACCAGGCCGACACCCTCGCCGAGCTCCTGCACGCCGGAACCACCTACCCCGCCGGCAGCCGCGTGCTCGAAGCCGGCTGCGGCGTCGGCGCCCAGACCGTCCACCTCGCCGCCCGCAGCCCGGGCGCCCACCTGACCGCCGTCGACATCGAAGGAGCGTCGCTGGCCCAGGCGCGGCAGAAGGTGCCCGGCGTCGACTTCCGGCGGGCCGACCTGTTCGACCTCGACGGCGAGTACGACCACGTCTTCGTCTGCTTCGTCCTCGAGCACCTCCCCGACCCCGGCAAAGCCCTCGCGCACCTGAAGACGCTGCTGCGGCCGGGCGGCACGATCACCGTCATCGAGGGCGACCACGGATCGGCGTTCTTCCACCCGCGCAGCGAGGCCGCCCAGGACGCGATCGGCTGCCTGGTCCGGCTGCAGGCCGAAGCCGGCGGCGACGCGCTCCTCGGCCGCCGCCTCCACCCGCTGCTGACCGGCGCCGGGTTCGGTGACGTCGCCGTCGAACCGCGGACCGTCTACGCCGACGCCTCCCGGCCCGGCCTGGTAAGAGGGTTCACCCGCGACACCTTCACCGCGATGGTCGAAGGCGTCGGCGAGACCGCCGTCGCCCGCGGGCTGATCCCGCCGGACCGCTGGGACGAGGGGGTCGCGGACCTGCACCGGACCACCCGCGAAGACGGCTCCTTCTGCTACACGTTCTTCAAGGCCACCGGGAGCAGGCCGTGAAGCCGCGGCCGGCGGGCAGCAGCGACGTCGTCGACCGCGACCTCGAACGGCTCCGCAACGACCTGGCCACCCGCGAGCCCGATCACCGCGAGACGCGCTCCAAGGCCATCAGGTGGTTCCGCACCCGGGTCGCCCCGGGCACGCACTCCCCGGCGTAGCAGGAAAGCGCGCGCTCCCAGTGCGAGCGCGCGGCCTCCGGCTCACCGAGTCCACTGTGGACCTCACCGAGCCCGCAGTGGGCCCGGCCCTGTTCGGGACGGCAGCCTGTTTCCTTCGCCACGGCCAAGGCTGCGCGGTGGTACCGCAGCGCCTCCGACGCGGCGCCGCGGGCGGCGGACAGGCTGCCGAGGCTGTTCAGCACGCGGGATTCCACGCCGCGGTCACCGCATTCGCGGGCCAGGCTCAGCGCTTCGTCGAGGTGCTGGGCCGCCTCCGCGTGCCGCCCCTGCGCCAGCCGGACGTCACCCAGGTGCTTCAGCGAGATGCTGCGGTTGGGCGGGCTTCCGGTCTCCTGCGCGATCTCCAGCGCCCGCTCCAGGTGGACGGCGGCTTCGGCGTACCGGCCACGCGCGTGCTCGACGTCGCCGAGGATGCCCAGCGCGTACCCCTCGCTGACCCGGACCCCCATCGCGCGCAGGTGCGCCAGCCCCTCCTCGACGGCCTGGACCGCTTCGTCGTGCCGGCCCAGCGCCGACAGCGAGTCGCCCAGGTTGACCAGCGCGTACCCCTCGCTCGTGCGGTCGGCGGTCTCGCGGGCCAGTGCGAGCGCCTCTTCGAGGTGGCCGATTGCTTCGCCGTACCGGCCGATGCCGCGGCAGGAACAGCCGAGCACCACCAGGACCAGGCCTTCGCTGGTACGGTCGCCGGTCTTCCTGGCCAGCGCGAGGGCCTCGGTCGAGTACCGGATCCCGTCGGCGAACCGGCCCAGCGCGCGGCACACCAGCCCGAGGGTGTTGACCGAGTGGAGTTCGGTGCGCCAGTCCCCGGTCTCCCGGGCCAGGACGAGCGCCTCCTCCAGGTAGCGCAGCGCTTCCGGAGACCGGCCGACCCGCCAGTGGCCCAGCGCGATCAGGATGAGCGGCTCGGCCTCGGCCACCCGGTCGCCGACGTGGTGGGCCAGCGCCGACGCGTGCGTGTGCAGCACCAGCGCTTCCTCGTGGTAGCCGCCGACGTCGAGGTAGTGCCACAGGATCCCGGAGAGCAGGCGCAGGTGGTCCGGCCAGCCGTGGCGCGTCGCGTGCGCGGCGACGGCCAGGAGGTTGCGGCGCTCGGCCTCCAGCCACGCCTGCGCGTCGAGCACCTTGACCTCGGGCTCCGGCGCCCGCGGCCGCAGGTGCCGTTCCTGCGGCAGGACGACGTCCATCGCCTGCCCGGCCGAAGAGACGTAGAAGTCGAACAGCCGCTGCTGCGCCTCACGGCTTTCGACGGCGTCCCCGGCGGCGAGCTCGGCGGCGTAGACGCGCAGCAGGTCGTGCAGCTGGACGCGGTCGTCGCCGGTCTGCTGCACGAGGTGGGCGCGCACCAGGGTGCCGGCCAGCCGTTCCGCCTCCGGCAGCGGGACGCCGGCCAGCGCGGCCAGCGCGGGCGGCGTCAGGTCGCGGCCCGGGTGCAGGCCGCACAGCCGGAACACGCGGGCCGCGTCGGGCGCCAGGTTGCGGTAGGACCAGGAGAACACCGCGCGGACCGCGGTGAGCGGGTCGCCGCCGCCGTCGAGCAGGTCGAGCCGCCGCCGTTCGTCGGCCAGTTCGCCGGCGAGCGCGGCCAGCCGCTCCCCCGGCCGGCTCAGCGCCAGCTCCGCGACCAGCCGCAGCGCCAGCGGCAGCCGGGCCGCGTACCCGATCAGCGCCGCGGTGGCTTCGGGCTCGGCGTCGACGCGCGCGCCGAGCAGCGCCCGCAGCAGGTCACGGGCTTCGGCTTCGGTGAGCAGGTCGACGAGCACGCGGCGGGCGCCGTGCCGGGCGATCAGCCCGGGCAGCGCGTCCCGGCTGGTCACCAGGACCAGGCAGGACGGCGAGCCGGGCAGCAGCGGGCGGACCTGCCCGACCGAGTTCGCGTTGTCGAGCACCAGCAGCATCCGCCGCCCGGTGAGCGCGGTGCGGAACTTCGCGGCGCGCTCGTCCGGCTCGGCGGGGATGTCCGCGCCGGCGACGCCGAGGGCGCGCAGGAACCCGGACAGCGCGTCGCCCGGGTCCACCGGCCGGACCGTGCCGTAGCCGTGCAGGTCGAGGTAGAGCTGGCCGTCCGGGAACTCCTCCGGCGAGCGCTGCGCCCAGTGGACCGCGAGCGCGGTCTTGCCGACCCCGCCGGTGCCGGAGAGGACGGCGATGCGCGCGCCGGTGTCGCCTTCGTCGCGGTGCAGCAGCGCGTCCAGCTCGGCCAGCTGGGCGGCCCGGCCGCGGAAGCCGGGGACGTCGGCGGGCAGCTGCGCGGGCACCCGGGCGGGCGGCTCCGGCACGGCGAAGTCCTGCCGCAGCACCTGCTGGTGGGCGGCCCGCAGCTCGTGGCCCGGTTCCAGGCCCAGCTCGTCGGCGAGCCGCCGGCGCACCTCGGCGAAGACGTCCAGCGCGGCGGCCTGGCGCCCGGACGCGGCGAGCGCCAGCACCAGCTTCGCGTGCGCGGACTCGTTCAGCGGCTCCTCCGCGGTCAGCACCCGCAGCTGCACCGCCGCGTCTTCGGGAGCGGCGACCCCGGCGTAGGCCAGCACGGCCTTGGCGCGCCGCATCGCCAGCGCGAGCCGGGCGGGGTGCTGACGCAGCCGTTCGACGTCGGCGAGCGCCGGGCCGCGCCAGAGCCCGAGCGCCTCCTTGAGGGCGTCCCGTTCGAGGAGGGCCTCGAAGCGCAGCAGGTCGAGCTCGTCCTCGCCGGCGACGAGCCGGTAGCCGCCCTTGTCCGTGACGATCAGCTCGGCCGGCCGCAGCGCCCGCCGCAGCCGCGCCACATAGGTGTGGAGCAGCTCCTGGCACGTCGGCGGCGGCTCGTCCCAGATGACGTCGACGAGGTCCTCGCGCCGGACCGTCCGGTTCGGCTGCAGGGCCAGCAGCGCGAGCAGCAGGCGCTGCTTTTCGGCGCCGATCTCCACCGGTTCGGTGCCGCGGGTGACCGTCAGCGGGCCCAGTACGCCGAGCCGCACGGGCTCCGGCGGGGCTTCGGCAAGGGCTTCCCGCAGCTTGCGGGCCGTCTCCGGCCGGGGCCGCCGGACGCTGCCGAGTTCGGCGTTGCGCACCGCGCGCAGGCTCAGGCCCGCA
Encoded proteins:
- a CDS encoding MFS transporter: MAERRTYSIAELGPRYKWIALSNTTLGMLIATINSSIVLIALPDIFKGIGINPLEPANTSYLLWMIMGFLVVTAVLVVSFGRLGDMYGRARMYNLGFAVFTVSSIMLAVTWFDGDAAALWLIGWRIVQGVGGAFLMANSSAILTDAFPANQRGLALGMNGVAAIAGSFLGLVVGGVLAPVDWNLIFLVSVPFGVIGTVWAYLKLHDTGVRKHARMDWWGNITFAVGLIAVLIGITYGIQPYGSSPTGWGSPFVLSCLIGGLAVLVAFVVIESKVDNPLFRLSLFRIRSFTWGNVANLTASLGRGGLQFILIIWLQGIWLPQHGYTFEQTPLWAGIYMLPMTIGFLLSAPASGVLSDRIGSRFLASGGLLITAVTFLLLILLPVNFNYWAFAAILLVNGIGMGMFASPNRAEVMNSLPADARGSGAGMMTTFQNAAMVLSIGFFFSLIIAGLSSSLPSTMSQGLIEHGVPASSAAQIANLPAVAVLFAAFLGYNPIQQLLGGQLSSLPPDQASFLTGRSFFPNLISGPFQSGLAVAFGFAIVVCLIGAVASLLTKDARPKDGESVGEELAAVAGESSGGPSELVSPSSER
- a CDS encoding methyltransferase; this encodes MDTAYVHGYTQPEARRLGDQADTLAELLHAGTTYPAGSRVLEAGCGVGAQTVHLAARSPGAHLTAVDIEGASLAQARQKVPGVDFRRADLFDLDGEYDHVFVCFVLEHLPDPGKALAHLKTLLRPGGTITVIEGDHGSAFFHPRSEAAQDAIGCLVRLQAEAGGDALLGRRLHPLLTGAGFGDVAVEPRTVYADASRPGLVRGFTRDTFTAMVEGVGETAVARGLIPPDRWDEGVADLHRTTREDGSFCYTFFKATGSRP
- a CDS encoding PLP-dependent aminotransferase family protein — translated: MDRAKTSSAEESIGSDFLQLDIRSAPPGGLADWLAGQLRAAVADGRLPVGGRLPASRVLAAELRVSRGVVTEAYQRLIDDGHAAGRGRAGTVIVAAPVLPPSPSAVVSPAKVITPLPGAEVFDAVRAAPARIDLTPGVPDLTAFPRAAWLRAERAVLDELEPSHFGYGDPRGAPSMRLAVSRWLARNRGIRVDPGEIIVVAGVAQALSLLGQVLRQHGVPAVAVEDPGSLGARQHLQHCGLATPPVPVDDDGVQVAALAAPAVLLTPAHQFPTGVVLGGSRRRELLRWASSGGIVLEDDYDAEHRYDRAPVLALRSMLPEVCYTGSVSKLLAPALRVGWLLAPPRFFGDLVAAKRFADLGNAVLAQLVLARLMETGELERQLRVVRSRHRRRRDAMIRALSASLPSAVVHGAAAGLHLTVTFDFDVDDVEVASAALGEGVKVQPLSWHRQLPGRPGLVLGYAARTATEIEEGVAVLGRLVGA
- a CDS encoding tetratricopeptide repeat protein, which translates into the protein MDEGLSFAGWLRDRRVLAGLTQAQLAERAGLSLRAVRNAELGSVRRPRPETARKLREALAEAPPEPVRLGVLGPLTVTRGTEPVEIGAEKQRLLLALLALQPNRTVRREDLVDVIWDEPPPTCQELLHTYVARLRRALRPAELIVTDKGGYRLVAGEDELDLLRFEALLERDALKEALGLWRGPALADVERLRQHPARLALAMRRAKAVLAYAGVAAPEDAAVQLRVLTAEEPLNESAHAKLVLALAASGRQAAALDVFAEVRRRLADELGLEPGHELRAAHQQVLRQDFAVPEPPARVPAQLPADVPGFRGRAAQLAELDALLHRDEGDTGARIAVLSGTGGVGKTALAVHWAQRSPEEFPDGQLYLDLHGYGTVRPVDPGDALSGFLRALGVAGADIPAEPDERAAKFRTALTGRRMLLVLDNANSVGQVRPLLPGSPSCLVLVTSRDALPGLIARHGARRVLVDLLTEAEARDLLRALLGARVDAEPEATAALIGYAARLPLALRLVAELALSRPGERLAALAGELADERRRLDLLDGGGDPLTAVRAVFSWSYRNLAPDAARVFRLCGLHPGRDLTPPALAALAGVPLPEAERLAGTLVRAHLVQQTGDDRVQLHDLLRVYAAELAAGDAVESREAQQRLFDFYVSSAGQAMDVVLPQERHLRPRAPEPEVKVLDAQAWLEAERRNLLAVAAHATRHGWPDHLRLLSGILWHYLDVGGYHEEALVLHTHASALAHHVGDRVAEAEPLILIALGHWRVGRSPEALRYLEEALVLARETGDWRTELHSVNTLGLVCRALGRFADGIRYSTEALALARKTGDRTSEGLVLVVLGCSCRGIGRYGEAIGHLEEALALARETADRTSEGYALVNLGDSLSALGRHDEAVQAVEEGLAHLRAMGVRVSEGYALGILGDVEHARGRYAEAAVHLERALEIAQETGSPPNRSISLKHLGDVRLAQGRHAEAAQHLDEALSLARECGDRGVESRVLNSLGSLSAARGAASEALRYHRAALAVAKETGCRPEQGRAHCGLGEVHSGLGEPEAARSHWERALSCYAGECVPGATRVRNHLMALERVSR